In Pseudoalteromonas sp. NC201, a single window of DNA contains:
- the pepN gene encoding aminopeptidase N, giving the protein MTQKPQAKFLKDYLAPSHTVDTLCLTFELSPRNTLVTAVSQFVAVSDATQLILDGVDLELVFCQVNGEEWQSLEKSDSELILSNLPKAFELKIVTKISPQTNTSLEGLYLSDGAYCTQCEAEGFRKITYFMDRPDVLTTYTVTIIGESKYRYLLSNGNKVEEGSLSDGRHFAKWHDPHKKPSYLFALVAGDFDVLEDNYSTKSGREVKLALFVDKGNLHKAPHAMTSLKKAMEWDESRFDLEYDLDIYMIVAVDFFNMGAMENKGLNVFNSACVLASQETATDRDFHTIESIVGHEYFHNWTGNRVTCRDWFQLSLKEGLTVFRDQEFSSDLGSRGLNRIDAVMAMRTHQFAEDAGPMAHPIRPQQVIEMNNFYTVTVYNKGAEVIRMMHTLLGEANFQKGMKLYFERHDGQAVTCDDFVNAMMDASGVDLTQFKLWYEQFGTPRVKVATEYDKQAQTYAITVSQSHADCDPVKAPLHIPFKLELLDEQGESIPLLTKHGEIQRALDITEFEQRFEFEQVVSKPVPVLLEDFSAPVLMEYSYTIDELLHILRFARSDYARWEAVQQIFMIEVKRAVTSDDFALDSKVLGALSSLVEALDGDLALLAELLTLPTFDTLASQFEIIPVDKLVSISDAFEMQIAQSLQSVFEHAYLSLQDSGSLEAKDVAIRAFKNKALYYLAKTDSDSVDCALDNQFSSSNMTTKLASLKAAVAAQHTKMESLFSQFDSQWRHDSLVMDKWFALSASLSNDEVISNINTLYAHPCFDKGNPNRVRALIGSFARTNPAQFHRTDGKGYALLGDLLVELNSINPQNASRMITPFMSWKRYDETRQQLMRAQLSRLANLEGLSDDLYEKVEKALAQ; this is encoded by the coding sequence ATGACTCAAAAACCACAAGCCAAATTTCTTAAAGATTACCTTGCACCAAGCCATACCGTTGATACGCTTTGCTTGACCTTTGAGTTAAGCCCAAGAAATACCTTAGTGACTGCTGTAAGTCAGTTTGTCGCTGTGAGCGATGCGACACAATTAATTTTGGATGGTGTCGACTTAGAGTTAGTATTTTGTCAGGTAAATGGTGAAGAGTGGCAAAGCCTTGAAAAATCTGACTCAGAATTGATTCTTTCTAACTTGCCAAAGGCCTTTGAACTTAAAATTGTCACTAAAATTTCGCCGCAAACAAACACCTCACTTGAAGGCTTATACCTCTCTGATGGCGCTTATTGTACGCAATGTGAAGCGGAAGGTTTTAGAAAAATCACCTACTTTATGGATAGACCTGATGTACTGACGACTTATACGGTGACGATCATCGGTGAGTCAAAGTATCGTTACTTATTATCAAATGGCAATAAAGTTGAAGAAGGAAGCTTAAGTGACGGCAGACATTTTGCAAAATGGCACGATCCGCACAAAAAACCAAGCTACTTGTTTGCCTTGGTTGCTGGCGATTTTGATGTATTAGAAGACAATTACAGCACTAAGTCGGGTAGAGAGGTGAAGTTGGCGTTATTTGTCGATAAAGGCAATTTACATAAAGCTCCCCATGCTATGACGTCACTAAAAAAGGCCATGGAGTGGGATGAGTCAAGGTTTGATTTGGAATACGATCTCGATATATACATGATTGTCGCGGTTGATTTTTTCAATATGGGGGCAATGGAAAATAAAGGTCTGAATGTTTTTAACAGTGCCTGTGTGTTGGCAAGCCAAGAGACTGCGACAGACCGAGACTTTCACACCATTGAATCGATAGTTGGACATGAATACTTCCATAACTGGACTGGGAACCGGGTTACTTGCCGTGATTGGTTTCAGCTTAGTTTAAAAGAAGGCTTAACCGTATTTAGAGATCAGGAGTTTAGCAGCGATCTAGGTTCTCGAGGCCTAAACCGTATTGACGCGGTAATGGCGATGCGTACGCATCAGTTTGCAGAAGACGCGGGGCCAATGGCACATCCGATAAGGCCACAGCAAGTTATTGAAATGAATAACTTCTATACCGTAACTGTTTATAACAAAGGTGCTGAAGTGATCCGTATGATGCACACCTTATTGGGGGAAGCAAACTTCCAAAAAGGGATGAAGCTCTACTTTGAGCGTCATGACGGACAAGCTGTGACGTGCGATGATTTCGTTAATGCAATGATGGATGCTTCTGGTGTTGATTTAACGCAATTTAAACTATGGTACGAGCAATTCGGCACGCCAAGAGTAAAAGTGGCTACCGAGTATGACAAACAGGCACAAACATATGCGATTACGGTGAGCCAAAGCCATGCTGATTGCGACCCCGTAAAAGCGCCACTGCATATTCCTTTTAAGCTAGAGCTTTTGGATGAGCAAGGTGAAAGCATTCCGTTGCTAACAAAGCACGGAGAAATACAACGAGCGTTAGATATTACTGAATTTGAACAGCGGTTTGAGTTTGAGCAAGTTGTAAGTAAACCAGTTCCTGTATTACTAGAAGATTTCTCAGCACCTGTGCTTATGGAGTACAGCTATACTATTGATGAGTTACTACACATATTGCGTTTTGCACGTAGTGATTACGCTCGTTGGGAAGCAGTGCAGCAAATCTTTATGATTGAAGTTAAACGAGCGGTTACGTCAGACGACTTCGCACTGGATTCAAAAGTTCTCGGTGCATTGTCCTCATTGGTGGAAGCGTTAGATGGAGACCTTGCGCTACTGGCTGAGTTATTGACTTTACCAACGTTTGATACGTTAGCCAGTCAATTTGAAATTATCCCAGTAGACAAACTCGTTTCAATTTCTGATGCATTTGAAATGCAAATTGCGCAATCACTGCAATCGGTGTTTGAACACGCTTATTTATCTTTGCAAGACTCAGGCTCATTAGAAGCAAAGGATGTCGCGATCAGAGCCTTTAAAAATAAAGCGCTTTATTACTTAGCGAAAACAGATTCCGATAGTGTTGACTGCGCGCTAGATAATCAATTTTCTTCAAGCAATATGACCACTAAGTTGGCATCATTAAAAGCAGCCGTCGCCGCGCAGCACACAAAGATGGAAAGCTTGTTCAGTCAATTTGATAGTCAATGGCGTCACGATAGTCTAGTCATGGACAAATGGTTTGCATTAAGTGCAAGCTTATCCAACGACGAGGTGATATCGAATATAAATACGCTTTATGCGCATCCTTGTTTTGACAAAGGCAATCCTAACCGTGTTCGCGCATTGATAGGAAGCTTCGCAAGAACTAACCCTGCGCAATTCCATCGTACAGATGGTAAGGGCTATGCGTTATTGGGAGACCTATTAGTGGAGCTAAACAGTATCAATCCACAAAATGCGTCTCGTATGATCACGCCGTTCATGTCATGGAAGCGTTATGATGAAACGCGGCAACAGCTGATGCGGGCACAGTTGAGTCGTTTGGCTAACTTAGAAGGCTTAAGCGACGACTTATATGAGAAGGTAGAGAAGGCGCTAGCGCAGTAG
- a CDS encoding DUF2835 domain-containing protein, whose translation MKEYFFYMDLSYDKCLGYYYGHYTSVQVIEDGGKSIRFPAERIRPFISSIGIRGRFRLILDDSNKFLSLEKVT comes from the coding sequence ATGAAAGAGTACTTCTTTTACATGGATTTGAGTTATGACAAGTGCCTCGGTTACTACTACGGGCACTATACTTCAGTGCAAGTGATTGAAGATGGGGGCAAGAGTATTCGCTTCCCCGCAGAGCGTATTCGCCCCTTTATTTCATCAATTGGGATCAGGGGGAGATTCCGTCTCATCTTGGATGATAGCAATAAGTTTCTATCGTTAGAAAAAGTCACTTAA
- a CDS encoding DUF1302 domain-containing protein, with translation MIKRSLFVKNKIMLGLSAAVMGAAATSVHAASFEVGDFEITFDSTFSYGQSIRVEDRNFDFIGKSNHPQFNWDGYKATTGNTIYSSSQIWSQQGAYSNNGDAGNLNFDSGDTFSQLLKGTHDLAITKDNYGLFTRFMYFYDFAMEDGDFAYSNPVSGKKVDPCEDDDTRKQVCSDLRLLDAFVWADFDLNDGKNPLSVRLGQQVVNWGESTLISHGINVNPVDIDRLKAPGSEVKEAFIPVGMLWASIGLSENVNLEGFYQYQWHETRLPATGSYFSTNDFASENGYMQNVQLGFTSNPDIDLYHLTDALNSLYADATAALVAQGVVPTAQAVGSAAASMYMAYPTKVALKGKGNNGKSEPDDGGQYGLRLGIFSPELNDTEFGLYYINYHSRRPLISGKASNFTEQAIMADLAYIAQNQITADNVTNLNAFTQAQITYPEDIKLYGLSFNTAIGETAFAGEVAYRQDEPLQIDDVELLYAGMVEQLAAAGLRDDLAGLSQLSQGDDIAFVGPGEVAQGYILRDTIQAQFTATHLFGPSLGADSWAVVGEVGAVTIKDMPEYDELRLNVSGTGRSGTIEGLSGRDYNLIHQAVSNGPETNPFPSASAWGYRLIAKGEYNNLFSGVNFSPRVVFSHDVNGITPDPMFLFIEDRKSLGINLNFNYLNSWSFDFGYNTFWGGGKTNTFADRDFISFNIKYSI, from the coding sequence ATGATAAAAAGATCGCTCTTTGTGAAAAACAAAATCATGCTCGGTCTTAGTGCGGCAGTAATGGGAGCTGCCGCCACGTCAGTACACGCGGCCAGTTTTGAGGTTGGTGATTTCGAAATTACCTTCGACTCGACTTTTTCTTATGGTCAAAGCATTCGCGTTGAAGATCGTAACTTTGATTTCATCGGTAAAAGTAATCATCCACAGTTTAACTGGGATGGTTATAAAGCAACCACTGGCAATACCATCTATTCTTCGTCACAGATCTGGTCACAACAGGGTGCCTATTCAAATAATGGTGATGCTGGTAACCTAAATTTTGACTCTGGAGATACTTTCTCTCAGTTGTTAAAAGGTACCCATGATTTAGCAATTACCAAAGATAACTATGGTTTGTTCACTCGTTTCATGTATTTCTACGACTTTGCGATGGAAGATGGGGATTTTGCGTATAGCAACCCTGTTTCAGGCAAAAAAGTTGACCCGTGTGAAGACGACGATACCAGAAAACAAGTCTGTTCGGATTTACGCTTGCTAGATGCATTTGTTTGGGCGGATTTTGACCTCAATGATGGCAAAAACCCGCTCTCCGTGCGTTTAGGTCAGCAAGTCGTTAACTGGGGTGAAAGTACGCTTATTTCCCACGGCATTAACGTCAACCCAGTGGATATTGACCGTTTGAAAGCGCCTGGCTCTGAAGTAAAAGAAGCCTTTATCCCTGTAGGTATGCTTTGGGCGTCGATTGGTTTGTCTGAAAACGTTAACCTTGAAGGCTTTTATCAGTATCAATGGCATGAAACCAGATTGCCAGCAACAGGTAGTTACTTCTCAACCAATGATTTTGCATCTGAAAACGGTTATATGCAAAACGTTCAGCTTGGTTTTACCTCAAACCCTGATATTGATCTGTATCACCTAACGGATGCATTAAACAGCTTATATGCTGATGCAACGGCCGCATTGGTTGCTCAAGGTGTAGTACCAACAGCACAAGCAGTTGGCAGCGCTGCAGCGTCCATGTATATGGCTTATCCGACTAAAGTGGCGCTTAAAGGAAAAGGGAATAACGGTAAGAGCGAACCTGATGATGGTGGTCAGTACGGTTTACGCTTAGGTATTTTCTCTCCAGAGCTAAACGACACTGAATTTGGTTTGTATTACATTAATTACCACAGCCGTAGACCTCTGATTTCTGGTAAAGCTTCTAACTTTACAGAGCAAGCGATCATGGCTGATTTAGCTTACATCGCACAAAATCAAATTACCGCAGACAATGTCACTAACTTAAATGCCTTTACTCAAGCGCAAATTACCTACCCAGAAGACATCAAACTGTATGGTTTGAGTTTTAATACCGCGATCGGTGAAACCGCATTTGCTGGTGAAGTGGCATATAGACAAGATGAGCCACTACAGATAGATGACGTTGAACTACTTTACGCAGGTATGGTTGAGCAGTTAGCCGCTGCGGGTCTGCGTGATGATTTGGCTGGTTTATCTCAGCTTAGTCAAGGGGACGATATCGCTTTTGTGGGTCCTGGTGAAGTGGCGCAAGGTTATATCTTGCGAGACACTATTCAAGCACAGTTTACAGCAACACATTTGTTCGGCCCATCGCTCGGTGCAGATAGTTGGGCTGTGGTTGGTGAAGTAGGCGCAGTTACTATTAAAGACATGCCAGAGTACGATGAGCTTCGTTTGAATGTTTCAGGTACTGGCCGAAGTGGCACGATTGAGGGGCTTTCTGGCCGAGATTACAATCTTATCCACCAAGCGGTTTCAAATGGTCCAGAAACCAACCCATTCCCATCGGCTTCTGCATGGGGCTATCGCCTTATTGCAAAGGGTGAGTATAACAACCTATTCAGTGGTGTGAATTTTTCTCCACGCGTAGTGTTCTCACATGATGTTAACGGTATCACCCCGGATCCTATGTTCTTATTCATTGAGGATCGTAAATCGCTAGGCATTAATCTTAACTTTAACTACCTAAATTCGTGGTCATTTGATTTTGGCTATAACACGTTTTGGGGTGGTGGTAAGACGAATACCTTTGCGGACCGTGATTTCATCTCATTCAACATTAAGTATTCAATTTAA
- a CDS encoding DUF1329 domain-containing protein codes for MFRKPTFIAATIITMLSASSAMAKMSADEVARLGKDLTPIGAEKAGNADGSIPAWNGGITAPPAGYEVGMHHPDPFADDKVLFTIDKSNLDKYKSLLSPGQIALFETYPETFKMNIYPTRRSASYPQFVYDATKKYASTAELIEGGNGIKNTAIGIPFPVPKDGLEAIWNHLLRFRGLSIARFGGQAMPTESGAYNIIGFDEQLLVKYSATDATPEALQESNILFKFKQQVTEPARLAGTALLVHETMDQILTPRQAWTYNAGQRRVRRAPNVAYDAPGTASDSLRTTDDFDMFNGSPNRYDWKLVGKKEMYIPYNSYKLHSDKLKYDDILMAGHINPEHVRYEKHRVWVVEANLKEGTRHIYKKRVFYIDEDSWQIHVTDIYDNRDQMYRVAMAHGLNYYEVPTHWSTLDVYHDLNSRRYLAIGLDNEEDMYDFSQSFNDNEFTQGALRREGRR; via the coding sequence ATGTTTAGAAAACCTACATTTATCGCAGCAACAATAATTACAATGCTGTCTGCCAGCAGCGCTATGGCTAAGATGAGCGCTGACGAAGTTGCACGTTTAGGTAAAGATTTGACGCCTATCGGTGCAGAGAAAGCGGGTAATGCCGATGGCAGTATTCCGGCTTGGAATGGTGGGATCACAGCGCCTCCAGCTGGTTATGAAGTGGGCATGCACCATCCAGATCCATTTGCTGATGACAAAGTATTGTTTACAATTGATAAATCAAATTTAGATAAATACAAGTCATTATTAAGCCCTGGCCAAATTGCGTTATTTGAAACGTATCCAGAAACGTTCAAAATGAACATTTACCCAACTAGACGCAGCGCGTCTTATCCGCAGTTTGTGTATGATGCAACAAAGAAATACGCATCTACAGCAGAGCTGATCGAAGGTGGTAACGGCATTAAAAATACCGCTATCGGTATTCCATTTCCGGTGCCAAAAGATGGCTTAGAAGCTATCTGGAACCACCTATTGCGTTTCCGTGGCTTGTCGATTGCACGTTTCGGCGGTCAAGCGATGCCAACGGAGTCAGGTGCTTACAACATTATCGGTTTCGATGAGCAACTATTGGTTAAGTACTCTGCAACAGACGCAACCCCTGAAGCGTTGCAAGAGTCAAATATCCTGTTTAAGTTTAAGCAGCAAGTGACAGAACCTGCACGTCTCGCTGGAACTGCATTGCTTGTACATGAAACCATGGACCAAATTTTGACACCTCGTCAGGCTTGGACCTATAACGCAGGCCAGCGTCGTGTAAGACGTGCGCCAAACGTTGCATATGATGCACCAGGAACTGCGTCAGATAGCTTACGTACAACAGATGACTTTGATATGTTTAACGGCTCTCCAAACCGTTATGATTGGAAACTTGTTGGCAAAAAAGAGATGTATATCCCTTACAACAGTTACAAACTACATAGCGACAAGTTGAAGTATGATGATATCTTGATGGCCGGTCATATCAACCCTGAGCATGTACGATATGAAAAGCACCGCGTATGGGTAGTCGAAGCTAACCTGAAAGAAGGTACTCGCCATATTTACAAAAAGCGTGTGTTCTATATTGATGAAGATAGCTGGCAAATCCACGTAACGGATATCTATGATAACCGTGATCAGATGTATCGCGTCGCGATGGCACATGGTCTTAATTACTACGAAGTGCCGACGCATTGGAGTACGTTGGATGTCTATCATGATCTAAACTCTCGTCGCTACCTTGCGATTGGGTTAGATAACGAAGAAGACATGTATGACTTCAGTCAGTCTTTCAACGATAACGAGTTTACTCAGGGTGCGCTGCGCCGTGAGGGTCGCCGTTAA
- a CDS encoding WD40/YVTN/BNR-like repeat-containing protein yields the protein MKKLVAASILTMAHVAVAESSDQISAQSALMVAHPEQTLFTDITDNGDALIAVGKHGTIIIKQEGQNWTQAEVPIQSLLTSVTFKGKDIGWACGHDASIIKTTDGGKTWALKQYLPTLEKPCLDIEFIDQQHGFAVGAYGMFFETTDGGESWTKRFISEFVHPDDVDYLADLKEQDPAAYEQETAFILPHFNRLLIAEGMMYLAGEMGLVAQSDDLGKTWQKFEPFYRGSFFAVDQTSDKQLIVAGLRGNAFIGNAQQVVQLDTQKTATINSIAHKDNVTYMFANSGVIFTLKAGKLTSKQLKTGHSILAGVVKKNQLILATEQGIAEVEVNN from the coding sequence ATGAAGAAGTTAGTAGCAGCCTCGATTTTAACTATGGCGCATGTAGCAGTAGCCGAAAGTAGTGATCAGATTTCAGCACAATCAGCCCTGATGGTCGCTCACCCAGAACAAACGCTTTTCACGGATATTACAGATAACGGTGATGCGTTAATTGCGGTAGGTAAACACGGCACAATAATTATTAAACAAGAAGGGCAAAACTGGACGCAGGCAGAGGTGCCAATTCAATCACTGTTGACCTCTGTGACATTCAAAGGCAAAGATATTGGTTGGGCTTGTGGCCACGACGCTAGCATAATCAAAACCACAGACGGTGGTAAAACATGGGCGCTAAAACAATATCTACCAACATTGGAAAAGCCTTGTCTTGATATTGAGTTTATTGACCAACAACACGGCTTTGCTGTGGGCGCTTATGGCATGTTTTTTGAAACCACTGATGGTGGTGAGTCTTGGACAAAACGTTTTATCAGTGAATTTGTTCACCCCGATGATGTCGACTACTTAGCCGATTTAAAAGAGCAAGACCCCGCGGCATACGAACAAGAAACGGCGTTTATTCTTCCCCATTTTAATCGCCTGTTGATCGCCGAAGGCATGATGTACCTTGCCGGTGAAATGGGACTTGTGGCACAAAGTGATGACTTAGGAAAAACATGGCAAAAATTTGAGCCTTTTTATCGCGGTTCATTTTTTGCTGTTGATCAAACCTCAGATAAGCAACTTATTGTTGCGGGCCTTAGGGGTAACGCATTTATTGGCAATGCACAGCAAGTAGTTCAACTTGATACTCAAAAAACGGCGACAATAAATAGTATTGCCCACAAAGATAATGTGACCTATATGTTTGCTAACAGCGGCGTAATATTCACGTTGAAAGCAGGTAAGCTAACCTCAAAACAACTAAAAACCGGCCACTCTATTTTAGCAGGTGTGGTTAAAAAGAATCAGCTAATTCTAGCTACGGAGCAGGGGATTGCTGAGGTAGAGGTGAACAACTAA
- a CDS encoding efflux RND transporter permease subunit has product MQAFLNQLVYAIFRHRITVVSFFVLTTIFLSFKATQIQLDASFNKNIPLNHEYMKVYLKHEKQFGGANSILISVCDKDGDIFNEPFFTQLKAVHDQLYFIPGVNRPLVNSIFAPSARFVEVVEDGFAGGPIIPANFQPTEQGLAVVKQNIEKAKVVGRMVASDYSCAMVTAQLMETDPQTQEKLDTLAFAQKLESEIRAPLSTDKVSIHIIGFAKMAGDIADGAKGVVLFFALAIAFTFIMVWMFCKSFKLTLLPIVCSFIAVIWQMGLLSTLGFGVDPMSILVPFLVFAIGVSHGVQMINAIGKKVAEGVSCKVAAEASFKALLIPGGIALLSDTVGFLTLLAIDIGIIRELAITASLGVAVIIFTNLVLLPVMASFFESANIKRLGDGKNASHGMFEAMREALVKTTDKKVARVILFISAVLFAFGYWQSEKMRIGDLHAGAPALHEDARYNQDTFLISDRYAISSDILKVIVEATPAACTEHDTMERISRFQWRVENLPSVQSAVSLSSVAQAVNAGYNEGNLKWQTLPRNTASLVQATSRVETSSGLLNGDCSVMPIIIFMADHKAESIDHVIAKIKAFSEEEGTDDVAFKLASGPIGVMAATNESVSEAQVPMMIYVYGAVILLCLASFRSVRATIAVVLPLYVVSTLAQALMVQLEIGLTVSTLPVIALGVGIGVDYGIYILSSMMGQLKQGMPLSVAYRNALAERGSAVLFTGITLAIGVSTWIFSALKFQVDMGILLTFMFLVNMLGAVLLLPAIGTLIWSDQKK; this is encoded by the coding sequence ATGCAAGCGTTTTTAAATCAATTGGTATACGCCATCTTTAGGCATCGTATTACCGTCGTGTCTTTTTTCGTACTGACGACGATATTTTTGAGCTTCAAAGCCACGCAAATTCAGCTCGATGCGTCATTTAACAAAAATATTCCACTAAATCATGAATACATGAAAGTTTACTTGAAGCACGAAAAACAGTTTGGTGGTGCAAATAGTATTCTTATTTCTGTTTGTGATAAAGATGGTGACATCTTTAATGAGCCATTTTTCACTCAGCTAAAAGCGGTGCATGATCAGCTCTATTTTATCCCAGGTGTTAATCGTCCACTGGTGAATTCAATCTTTGCACCCAGTGCGAGATTCGTTGAGGTGGTAGAAGACGGCTTTGCCGGTGGACCTATTATTCCGGCTAATTTTCAACCTACTGAACAAGGCCTAGCGGTTGTAAAGCAGAACATTGAAAAAGCAAAAGTTGTGGGTCGTATGGTTGCGAGCGATTATTCTTGTGCCATGGTAACCGCTCAGCTAATGGAAACCGATCCGCAAACTCAAGAAAAGCTTGATACCTTAGCCTTTGCGCAAAAATTAGAGTCTGAGATCCGAGCGCCTCTTAGCACTGACAAAGTGAGCATACATATTATTGGCTTTGCGAAAATGGCCGGTGACATTGCTGATGGTGCGAAAGGTGTAGTGCTTTTCTTTGCGTTAGCAATTGCTTTTACTTTTATTATGGTCTGGATGTTCTGTAAGAGCTTTAAGCTTACGCTGCTTCCGATTGTTTGTTCATTTATTGCTGTGATTTGGCAGATGGGCTTACTCAGTACTTTGGGTTTTGGTGTTGACCCTATGTCTATTTTGGTGCCTTTCTTAGTCTTCGCTATTGGCGTGAGTCACGGTGTGCAAATGATCAACGCGATAGGTAAAAAAGTAGCGGAAGGGGTAAGCTGCAAAGTGGCTGCTGAAGCGAGCTTTAAAGCATTACTTATCCCTGGTGGCATTGCTCTACTTTCGGACACCGTTGGCTTCTTAACCTTACTGGCAATCGACATCGGCATTATTCGTGAACTTGCTATTACTGCCAGTTTAGGGGTTGCAGTTATTATCTTTACCAACTTGGTACTGCTTCCTGTAATGGCATCGTTCTTTGAGTCTGCAAATATTAAGCGACTTGGTGATGGTAAAAACGCCAGCCATGGTATGTTTGAGGCAATGCGAGAGGCCTTGGTGAAAACCACAGACAAAAAAGTGGCCAGAGTGATTTTGTTTATCAGTGCAGTACTATTCGCATTTGGCTACTGGCAATCTGAAAAAATGCGTATTGGTGATTTACATGCTGGTGCACCGGCGCTACATGAAGATGCCAGATACAACCAAGACACTTTCCTTATCTCAGACCGTTATGCAATTTCTTCTGATATCTTAAAGGTCATTGTCGAAGCGACACCTGCGGCTTGTACCGAGCACGATACAATGGAGCGTATTAGTCGTTTCCAATGGCGAGTAGAAAACTTACCGAGTGTACAATCGGCTGTTTCTTTAAGCTCCGTTGCACAAGCGGTTAATGCTGGGTACAACGAAGGTAACTTAAAGTGGCAGACGTTACCAAGAAATACCGCTTCTCTAGTTCAAGCTACCTCTCGAGTGGAGACAAGCTCAGGGCTACTTAACGGTGATTGTTCGGTGATGCCTATTATCATCTTTATGGCAGATCATAAGGCTGAATCTATCGACCATGTGATTGCGAAGATAAAAGCGTTCTCAGAAGAAGAGGGAACTGATGACGTTGCCTTTAAATTAGCATCAGGTCCAATCGGCGTGATGGCGGCAACAAATGAATCCGTTTCCGAGGCGCAGGTCCCTATGATGATCTATGTGTACGGCGCGGTGATCCTGTTGTGCCTAGCGAGCTTTAGGAGCGTGCGAGCGACTATCGCAGTGGTACTACCTTTATATGTGGTATCAACGTTGGCTCAGGCGCTTATGGTGCAGCTTGAAATCGGGTTAACAGTATCGACGTTACCAGTAATTGCTTTGGGTGTGGGAATAGGTGTCGATTATGGCATTTATATTCTATCCTCTATGATGGGACAGCTTAAGCAAGGTATGCCGTTGTCGGTCGCCTATCGAAATGCACTTGCTGAACGAGGCAGTGCGGTACTGTTTACGGGTATCACATTGGCGATTGGCGTAAGCACATGGATTTTCTCTGCGCTTAAGTTCCAGGTTGATATGGGTATCCTTTTAACCTTCATGTTCTTGGTAAATATGCTGGGTGCTGTGCTGCTTTTACCGGCAATTGGAACGCTTATCTGGTCTGACCAGAAAAAATAA